The following proteins are encoded in a genomic region of Clostridium kluyveri:
- a CDS encoding MarR family winged helix-turn-helix transcriptional regulator: protein MTRNQNFLNLWISILYRYRKNYMNKKLEAYGGASGSSLLILSIYKNDGISQEQISDLLKVDKGSIARAIKKLEQEDYVRREEDVTDKRVNKVYLTPKALALVPEIQSAIADWNKQIMTGIPVESQKIFLNCIEQMAKNACNTCL, encoded by the coding sequence ATGACACGTAACCAAAATTTCTTAAATCTTTGGATATCTATACTATACCGTTACCGTAAAAACTATATGAATAAAAAGTTGGAGGCATATGGTGGAGCAAGTGGTTCTTCTCTACTGATTTTATCGATTTACAAAAATGATGGAATTAGCCAAGAACAAATCTCGGATTTGTTGAAAGTGGATAAAGGTTCCATCGCAAGAGCAATAAAAAAACTAGAACAGGAAGATTATGTAAGACGCGAGGAAGATGTGACTGATAAAAGAGTCAATAAGGTCTATTTAACTCCAAAAGCATTGGCTCTTGTTCCTGAAATTCAATCTGCAATTGCAGATTGGAATAAACAAATCATGACAGGTATTCCAGTGGAATCACAAAAAATTTTCTTGAACTGCATAGAACAAATGGCAAAAAACGCATGTAATACATGTCTTTAA